A genome region from Phycisphaerales bacterium includes the following:
- a CDS encoding TlpA disulfide reductase family protein, with product MKALSGICFTVLVLSLSGGVSADEREKTEAAIVRGEAWLNDMQEAYRKAPAISEVVTVTNEFYKKESRTGGTIDSKTYRFAFGGQEDLLYEFDGGAVRIHQGTLHAKADSRPGRILVRPQAGSLMESIQADLGGLPVVFQLLMHEGAPMSDALEAMSQGQINKLQVVASGDTSTDTQVMQYEVELAGEGSQNQKPASMLVTISPLTNLPTGIIVRTQDENTNYVTRFVIKSTIMDKLPQDLVKSATSEQRIVESIGELLAPVAVNDVAPDFKLKSLDGHEVTLSELKGKVVLLDFWATWCGPCKRGLPMLEELSKWAQSQGGAVEVYAVDIMERMTPTATEKAVSEYWKKNGFTMPALLGTGSPVSRDWGIRSIPDTVIIGKDGKVAWRHKGYSPDNLKLWKTAISEALAESK from the coding sequence ATGAAAGCACTGTCAGGTATTTGTTTTACGGTCCTTGTTCTCTCGTTGTCTGGTGGGGTCAGCGCTGATGAACGAGAGAAGACCGAGGCCGCTATTGTTCGAGGCGAAGCATGGCTCAATGATATGCAAGAAGCTTATCGAAAAGCGCCTGCCATTAGTGAAGTGGTCACCGTTACAAACGAGTTTTACAAAAAAGAGAGTAGGACAGGCGGCACCATCGATAGCAAGACTTATCGCTTTGCTTTTGGCGGTCAAGAAGATCTTCTCTATGAGTTTGATGGTGGAGCGGTGCGCATTCATCAAGGGACACTTCACGCCAAAGCAGATAGTCGACCTGGCCGTATTCTGGTGAGACCACAGGCGGGCTCATTGATGGAGTCGATTCAGGCAGACTTGGGCGGCCTACCGGTTGTCTTTCAGTTGCTGATGCATGAGGGTGCTCCGATGAGTGATGCATTGGAGGCAATGTCACAGGGGCAAATAAACAAACTCCAGGTTGTTGCTTCAGGAGATACCAGTACCGACACGCAGGTGATGCAGTATGAAGTCGAACTCGCCGGTGAGGGCTCGCAGAATCAGAAGCCGGCTTCAATGTTGGTCACCATTTCACCATTGACCAATCTTCCAACTGGGATCATCGTGCGAACGCAAGATGAAAACACGAACTATGTCACACGATTTGTGATCAAGTCCACCATCATGGACAAGCTTCCACAAGATCTTGTCAAGAGTGCAACAAGTGAGCAGCGGATCGTTGAATCTATTGGAGAGCTCTTGGCGCCTGTGGCAGTCAATGATGTCGCGCCGGACTTTAAGCTCAAGTCACTCGATGGTCATGAAGTGACCTTGAGCGAGCTCAAGGGAAAAGTTGTTCTTTTGGACTTCTGGGCAACATGGTGTGGCCCCTGTAAACGTGGACTTCCCATGCTCGAAGAGCTTTCGAAATGGGCGCAGTCGCAAGGCGGTGCTGTTGAGGTCTATGCCGTAGATATTATGGAACGCATGACTCCAACGGCGACTGAAAAAGCGGTTTCGGAGTACTGGAAGAAGAACGGTTTTACAATGCCCGCTCTTTTGGGAACGGGTAGCCCGGTCAGCCGTGACTGGGGCATTCGATCGATTCCCGACACGGTGATTATTGGTAAGGACGGAAAAGTTGCTTGGCGGCACAAGGGATATAGTCCTGATAATTTGAAGCTCTGGAAGACAGCAATCAGTGAGGCTCTTGCAGAAAGTAAGTAA
- a CDS encoding glycosyltransferase family 4 protein produces the protein MAELDKTRHTLRHGIKGLAMSTVRVLLRRPWAFARALKLALRMSRNHERSWPFHLIYLAHACRILTWLKKSDVTHIHAHFGTNPAEIACLIKALGGPRYSFTIHGKEFLDDPKHQALPIKVEHAEFVAASCAYIASQIMYHTPYALWQKVEVVRCGLAKSRFAAPATPPSDAPVFLSVGRFSPEKGHFVLLDAFAEVHARIPEARLVLAGDGPMRAQIEARIAKFGLAKSVRLAGWVTSDQVQQELQGARALVHPSFTEGLPVVIMEAMAGRRPVISTYIAGIPELVRDGETGWLVPAGQVAPLVEAMCACADMSQSEISQFAEAGFDRVQRMHDVTTEAARLRGKFQTRLGD, from the coding sequence TTGGCAGAGCTTGATAAAACCCGTCACACGCTTCGGCACGGTATAAAGGGCCTTGCGATGTCAACGGTTCGTGTGCTGCTGCGCCGTCCGTGGGCGTTTGCGCGGGCCTTAAAATTGGCGCTGCGCATGTCACGAAACCATGAAAGGTCTTGGCCATTCCATCTGATTTATCTAGCACACGCCTGCCGTATTTTGACTTGGCTGAAAAAAAGCGATGTGACGCATATCCATGCGCATTTTGGAACAAATCCTGCCGAGATTGCCTGTCTGATCAAGGCGCTTGGTGGTCCGCGGTATAGCTTCACAATTCATGGGAAAGAGTTCCTTGACGATCCCAAACATCAAGCCCTTCCGATCAAGGTTGAACATGCAGAATTTGTTGCGGCGTCTTGCGCGTATATTGCCAGCCAGATCATGTATCACACTCCCTACGCCCTATGGCAGAAGGTCGAAGTGGTCAGGTGCGGGCTGGCAAAATCACGGTTTGCCGCACCCGCGACTCCACCGTCAGATGCACCGGTATTTCTGAGTGTGGGGCGGTTCAGTCCGGAAAAGGGGCATTTTGTTCTCTTGGATGCCTTTGCAGAGGTGCATGCGCGCATTCCTGAGGCGCGTCTTGTGCTGGCGGGGGATGGTCCGATGCGCGCCCAAATCGAAGCGCGTATTGCGAAATTTGGGTTGGCAAAGTCTGTGCGGCTGGCCGGATGGGTGACGTCTGATCAGGTGCAACAGGAACTGCAAGGTGCACGAGCCTTGGTGCATCCAAGCTTCACCGAAGGATTGCCAGTGGTGATCATGGAGGCAATGGCAGGTCGCCGTCCAGTGATTTCAACATATATAGCAGGCATTCCAGAGCTGGTCCGAGATGGAGAAACGGGATGGCTTGTTCCAGCTGGGCAGGTGGCCCCTCTCGTAGAAGCGATGTGTGCCTGTGCCGATATGTCTCAAAGTGAAATCAGTCAGTTTGCCGAGGCAGGTTTTGATCGCGTGCAACGTATGCATGATGTCACAACAGAAGCGGCGCGGCTGCGGGGAAAATTTCAAACTAGATTGGGTGATTAG
- the ligA gene encoding NAD-dependent DNA ligase LigA, whose translation MTTQAVKRRVKELREQIRAADRAYYVDAEMLMPDSSYDELMRELQELETQNPDQYDAASPTQRVGGEPIAGFVSKKHAVPMRSIDNTYSIDDVEAWDLRVRKGLGDSSAIEYVCDPKIDGVAVSLRYEEGQLAEALTRGDGTRGDDVTRQVQAIRSVPLVLEGRTVPDSFEVRGELFIDNEQFERINKQRENDGEQLFANARNATAGTLKSLDPAVVVKRKLRFLVHGRGQADSNDAMSCYSQFLVACRQYGLPTVAATDPVEDIAAVAKYIDTFASERGDLGYGIDGVVVRVDRFAMQEQLGSTSKAPRWCIAFKYPAEQAETTLLEVQWQVGKGGTLTPRATMEPISLAGTTVSHATLHNIEEIHRKDIRVGDRVVVEKAGEIIPQVVRSIESHRSGKETKINGPRKCPDCKGVVEQEGPKLYCVNPECPAQFREKVKWFVARSQMDIDGMGDKLVDQLVEAGLIAHFADIYRLKKEDLLSLERMAEKSADNLLAGIASSKGRGLARVIAGLGIRHIGATAAKALASHFVDAKALLQASEMSLKALPDFGDVTAAVLHDYLSSEQGRDILTQLDQLGVDLSSHSYGASAAGSIFSGKAFVLTGSLDGFSRASLAEKLESLGAKVSGSVSKKTDVVIAGASPGSKLEKAISLGVEVWDEADLISALGSLGNSSPSS comes from the coding sequence ATGACAACACAGGCCGTTAAGAGGCGTGTCAAAGAGTTGCGTGAGCAAATTCGCGCTGCTGATCGTGCATACTATGTCGATGCTGAGATGCTGATGCCTGATTCGTCATACGACGAATTAATGCGCGAGCTGCAGGAACTTGAAACGCAAAATCCAGATCAATACGATGCTGCCAGTCCGACTCAACGGGTTGGTGGTGAGCCAATTGCCGGCTTCGTTTCTAAGAAGCACGCGGTGCCGATGCGGTCTATTGATAATACATACAGCATTGATGATGTTGAGGCCTGGGACCTTCGTGTCCGAAAGGGTTTGGGCGATTCAAGTGCGATTGAATATGTTTGCGACCCAAAAATTGATGGTGTCGCGGTAAGTCTTCGGTATGAAGAAGGTCAGCTCGCAGAAGCATTGACGCGTGGAGACGGAACGCGTGGAGATGATGTGACCAGGCAGGTGCAGGCGATTCGAAGCGTGCCCCTGGTGCTTGAGGGGCGCACCGTTCCTGACTCGTTTGAGGTTCGTGGGGAGTTGTTTATTGATAATGAGCAATTTGAAAGGATCAATAAGCAGCGAGAGAATGATGGTGAGCAATTGTTTGCCAACGCAAGAAATGCAACTGCTGGAACACTGAAGAGCCTTGATCCAGCTGTCGTTGTGAAAAGAAAGCTCCGCTTTCTTGTTCATGGTCGTGGGCAGGCAGATTCAAACGATGCAATGTCTTGCTACAGCCAGTTTCTGGTGGCTTGTCGTCAGTACGGGCTTCCAACAGTCGCAGCAACAGATCCGGTAGAAGATATTGCTGCGGTGGCCAAGTATATTGATACGTTTGCAAGTGAACGTGGTGATCTGGGTTACGGTATTGATGGTGTTGTCGTTCGCGTTGACCGCTTTGCGATGCAAGAGCAACTGGGTTCAACCAGTAAGGCTCCGCGATGGTGTATTGCTTTTAAGTATCCTGCTGAGCAGGCTGAAACAACCCTGCTTGAAGTGCAATGGCAGGTTGGCAAAGGCGGTACATTGACGCCTCGTGCGACTATGGAGCCGATTTCCTTGGCCGGTACGACGGTGAGTCATGCAACCCTGCATAACATCGAAGAGATTCATCGTAAAGATATCCGTGTCGGAGATCGAGTGGTCGTTGAAAAAGCTGGCGAGATCATTCCTCAAGTTGTCCGAAGTATAGAGTCGCATCGCAGTGGAAAAGAAACAAAAATAAACGGTCCTCGCAAGTGTCCTGATTGCAAGGGTGTGGTTGAACAAGAGGGGCCGAAGCTTTATTGCGTGAATCCCGAGTGTCCTGCCCAATTTCGGGAAAAGGTCAAGTGGTTTGTTGCCCGTTCGCAAATGGACATTGATGGTATGGGTGACAAGCTTGTCGACCAATTAGTAGAGGCTGGGCTGATTGCCCACTTTGCAGATATTTATCGACTGAAGAAAGAAGATCTCTTGTCGCTTGAGAGAATGGCAGAAAAGAGTGCTGATAATTTGCTTGCCGGTATCGCATCCAGCAAAGGGCGGGGGTTGGCTCGAGTCATCGCTGGGCTTGGTATTCGGCATATCGGTGCGACCGCTGCAAAGGCGCTTGCTTCTCACTTTGTCGACGCCAAGGCATTGTTACAGGCCAGTGAGATGTCACTTAAGGCGCTGCCAGATTTTGGCGATGTCACGGCTGCAGTCCTCCATGACTATCTTTCATCAGAGCAGGGGCGCGATATCTTGACGCAACTCGATCAGCTGGGTGTTGATCTCAGTAGCCATTCGTATGGAGCGTCTGCTGCTGGATCGATCTTTAGTGGAAAGGCATTCGTGCTAACCGGTTCACTTGATGGTTTTTCTCGAGCCAGTCTGGCCGAGAAACTGGAGTCGCTTGGCGCAAAAGTTTCAGGTTCTGTCTCAAAGAAGACCGATGTCGTCATTGCTGGCGCATCTCCTGGATCAAAGCTTGAAAAGGCAATATCTTTGGGTGTTGAGGTCTGGGATGAAGCTGATTTAATTTCAGCGCTGGGTTCTCTTGGCAACAGTTCACCTTCGTCGTGA
- a CDS encoding sulfite exporter TauE/SafE family protein, giving the protein MDLGIALALMVLSGIVIGGIAAMLGIGGGMIMVPTLLLIFLLLDIPEEIRMQVASGTSLCVMIATSAGSVISHARQGNIVWLITRRVILGMSIGVIVGAILSDQLDSRVLQLIFGVVMFIVSYLMIFGFKVTPRQRPMPSRKVCASIGSAAGFKSGLLGVGGGALSVPWLTYEGLPQAKVSGTSSSFTPCAAVVGTIAFIMTGWSDVHVPGTLGYVFWPALPAAGGGSILGAFLGARLANKVPGRQLRIMFGLLVIGVGIVMVLP; this is encoded by the coding sequence ATGGATTTAGGTATTGCGTTAGCACTCATGGTTCTAAGCGGCATTGTGATTGGGGGGATCGCTGCAATGCTTGGTATCGGTGGTGGCATGATCATGGTGCCGACGCTTTTGTTGATCTTTCTGCTTTTAGACATTCCAGAGGAAATACGGATGCAAGTGGCTTCGGGAACCTCGCTCTGTGTGATGATCGCGACTTCGGCTGGCAGCGTTATTTCGCATGCACGTCAAGGGAACATTGTGTGGCTTATCACACGGCGCGTTATCTTGGGCATGAGCATTGGGGTGATTGTTGGAGCAATACTTTCAGATCAATTAGACAGTCGAGTGCTTCAGTTAATATTTGGCGTCGTCATGTTTATCGTTTCTTACCTAATGATCTTTGGGTTTAAGGTGACACCACGCCAGCGACCGATGCCGAGTCGGAAGGTTTGCGCGTCGATTGGATCTGCCGCAGGGTTTAAATCTGGGTTACTTGGTGTTGGCGGTGGCGCGCTCAGTGTGCCCTGGTTGACCTACGAGGGATTGCCGCAAGCCAAAGTCAGTGGCACTAGTTCAAGCTTTACGCCATGTGCTGCTGTGGTTGGCACCATTGCTTTTATTATGACGGGGTGGTCTGATGTTCATGTGCCCGGAACGCTGGGGTATGTGTTCTGGCCAGCACTTCCAGCTGCAGGTGGCGGCTCAATCTTGGGGGCGTTCTTGGGCGCTCGGTTAGCCAATAAAGTGCCCGGTCGCCAGCTGCGCATTATGTTTGGTCTGTTGGTCATTGGTGTTGGCATTGTCATGGTGCTGCCCTGA
- a CDS encoding polysaccharide deacetylase family protein has product MMSQQKRRGCGENFKLDWVISVMLKRAALWGLATRPVYSVLRRRAHRGDPITLLCYHTLRPMAEQLDAWTVLGVEAFLAQIAMLREDYDIITLDQALLERASGSRPRVVLTFDDGERGLYDHLLPVVEAENLPVTVYVATSQIETGVAYWFDRIMNALQVAGPLTIDLTPQGLSRWTVGPVRGKERWQQIGPILEAIKEQPTRQRDALADQVVGQVGSQATGFAPLEPMTLPQLQSLARHPMITIGAHSHGHELLDQLPLQDAETSIVRSRDLLTSWTGLPVHHFAYPNGNYTPELMNILQAQGFSSATILEDRLVFPEAPATALPRIGVGRYDHLDRLRLRLVGI; this is encoded by the coding sequence ATGATGTCACAACAGAAGCGGCGCGGCTGCGGGGAAAATTTCAAACTAGATTGGGTGATTAGTGTGATGCTGAAGCGTGCGGCCCTATGGGGTCTGGCAACCCGGCCGGTCTATAGCGTCCTCAGGCGCCGGGCCCATCGCGGTGATCCAATAACACTGCTGTGTTACCACACCTTGCGGCCGATGGCGGAACAGCTGGATGCTTGGACGGTTTTAGGGGTTGAAGCTTTTCTCGCACAGATCGCGATGCTGAGAGAAGATTACGACATCATCACGCTTGATCAGGCGCTTTTAGAACGCGCTTCGGGGTCTCGGCCGCGTGTTGTGCTGACCTTTGATGATGGTGAACGCGGGCTTTACGATCATTTGTTACCTGTGGTGGAAGCCGAAAATCTGCCTGTTACGGTTTATGTGGCGACATCTCAGATCGAAACCGGCGTCGCATATTGGTTTGACCGGATTATGAACGCCTTGCAGGTCGCGGGCCCGCTAACGATTGATTTGACACCGCAAGGGCTGAGTCGTTGGACAGTTGGACCGGTACGGGGCAAAGAGCGTTGGCAGCAAATTGGACCGATCTTGGAGGCAATCAAAGAACAACCAACGAGACAGCGCGATGCATTGGCCGATCAGGTTGTGGGCCAAGTGGGATCGCAGGCCACGGGGTTTGCGCCCCTTGAGCCGATGACCTTGCCACAACTTCAAAGCTTGGCCCGGCATCCGATGATCACGATCGGGGCGCATAGCCATGGTCATGAGCTGCTTGATCAGTTGCCTTTGCAAGACGCTGAGACCAGCATTGTTCGGTCCCGCGATTTACTGACGTCTTGGACCGGCCTTCCTGTTCATCATTTTGCCTATCCAAACGGCAATTATACCCCAGAGCTGATGAACATTTTACAGGCACAGGGCTTTTCTTCTGCAACGATCCTAGAGGACCGGTTGGTGTTTCCGGAGGCGCCTGCTACGGCGCTGCCGCGTATTGGGGTTGGTCGATATGACCACTTAGATCGTCTTCGGTTACGGCTCGTTGGTATATAA
- the dacB gene encoding D-alanyl-D-alanine carboxypeptidase/D-alanyl-D-alanine-endopeptidase, which produces MSVSIAFQRSHNSISRLWAASFLSIALCSTAWADLAGEIAACIDRANLGKATISVSVVDADTGRRRASHHGSKSMLPASNMKILTTAAALDTLGPQFEFQTKLIWDGKKLMVVSDGDPSLADPELADELRRINSNWGQPDALVNAWTEAISRHQIGQIDQLVIDDRIFDRQLSHPDWPANQRLRHYQAQVSGFNYHLNVLHCYPRPAGTGRNDVSHVEPKSPWLRHTDKTRADRSSDAPSGIAVTRPDTSNTLTFTGNVKYVQRDPLRVTMHDPPNFFAELLAHRLTASGTTVKQTTTATASHLPARGTLIEPIAMTPLATVLTRCNRDSENLYAEALLKRIAFATTGKPGTWPTGCAVIRSTILNRIPSYSGPLVVADGSGLSRRNRVSAQLMTSLLHSIHQDDRVASVFLESLALAASSGTMKKRFRSCDLHSAMVRAKSGYIRGVCSLSGYVTAPNGRTCCFSILINDLQKPLGTAQRFQEKIVALIAKDLSTSQSLTAVEGG; this is translated from the coding sequence TTGAGCGTATCGATTGCATTCCAGAGATCTCACAACTCAATCAGCCGCCTTTGGGCTGCCAGTTTCCTATCAATTGCTTTATGTTCAACAGCGTGGGCTGATCTCGCAGGCGAGATCGCCGCTTGCATCGATCGAGCCAACTTGGGCAAAGCAACCATTTCAGTCTCAGTCGTTGATGCCGATACTGGTCGTCGTCGAGCCAGCCACCATGGAAGCAAGAGCATGCTCCCGGCGAGCAATATGAAAATCCTCACCACGGCTGCAGCACTTGACACACTGGGGCCTCAATTCGAATTCCAAACCAAGTTAATCTGGGATGGCAAAAAACTAATGGTGGTCTCAGATGGTGACCCCTCGCTCGCTGATCCCGAACTGGCTGACGAGCTGCGAAGAATCAACTCCAATTGGGGACAACCCGACGCACTGGTCAACGCATGGACTGAGGCAATCAGTAGGCACCAAATTGGCCAAATCGACCAGCTGGTTATCGACGACCGTATCTTTGACCGGCAGCTCAGTCATCCAGACTGGCCTGCCAATCAGCGACTTCGTCATTACCAAGCACAGGTCAGTGGATTCAACTATCACCTCAATGTATTGCACTGCTACCCACGACCTGCTGGCACCGGCAGGAATGATGTATCACATGTTGAACCCAAGAGTCCTTGGCTGAGACACACCGATAAGACAAGAGCAGATCGTTCTTCAGATGCCCCCTCTGGCATTGCGGTCACCCGACCAGACACTTCGAATACGCTCACCTTCACTGGTAATGTCAAGTATGTCCAGCGGGATCCACTGCGTGTCACGATGCATGATCCACCAAACTTCTTCGCTGAGCTACTCGCCCATCGGCTTACCGCCAGTGGCACGACCGTCAAGCAAACAACCACAGCGACAGCTTCACATTTGCCGGCTCGCGGCACCCTCATCGAGCCAATTGCAATGACACCATTGGCGACTGTACTAACACGATGCAACAGGGACAGTGAAAATCTCTACGCTGAGGCATTACTCAAACGCATTGCCTTCGCCACCACCGGCAAACCCGGCACATGGCCAACTGGCTGTGCCGTTATTCGATCCACAATACTCAATCGTATTCCCAGCTACAGCGGCCCTCTCGTTGTCGCAGACGGCTCAGGACTCAGTCGCCGCAATCGCGTATCGGCGCAGCTCATGACCAGCTTGCTTCATTCTATTCATCAAGACGACCGCGTCGCATCAGTGTTTCTTGAAAGCTTAGCGCTGGCTGCCTCAAGTGGCACCATGAAGAAGCGATTCAGAAGCTGTGATCTGCATAGCGCCATGGTACGAGCAAAGTCTGGTTACATCCGAGGCGTCTGCTCACTTTCTGGATATGTCACGGCACCCAACGGTCGCACTTGCTGCTTTAGCATTCTCATTAATGACCTCCAGAAACCACTGGGAACGGCGCAACGTTTTCAGGAGAAAATCGTGGCCCTCATTGCGAAAGATCTGAGTACATCCCAGTCATTGACAGCCGTCGAAGGTGGATGA
- the folK gene encoding 2-amino-4-hydroxy-6-hydroxymethyldihydropteridine diphosphokinase, protein MTGQAHIALGSNLGDREAVIQQALQKLQANGLCHVIRCSTVIETEPVGPPQPNYLNCAALVQTQLQPLELMEHCLDIEHQMGRDRTTDVRNGPRIIDLDVLFFGQVVMDDPALTLPHPRLAQRLFVLGPLNEIDPEFVHPTLGLAIKELFQRL, encoded by the coding sequence ATGACAGGCCAGGCGCATATTGCACTAGGCAGTAATCTCGGGGACCGAGAGGCCGTTATTCAACAGGCTCTTCAAAAACTCCAAGCCAACGGTCTTTGTCATGTGATTCGATGCAGCACGGTGATCGAAACAGAGCCAGTAGGTCCGCCGCAGCCAAACTATTTGAATTGTGCAGCGCTGGTCCAAACCCAGCTGCAGCCTTTAGAGCTGATGGAGCACTGTCTTGACATCGAGCATCAGATGGGGCGGGATCGGACCACGGATGTACGTAATGGGCCTCGAATCATTGATCTAGACGTCTTGTTTTTTGGTCAAGTCGTCATGGATGATCCAGCCTTGACTCTGCCCCATCCCAGATTGGCCCAGCGTTTGTTTGTGTTGGGGCCGCTCAATGAAATTGACCCTGAATTCGTACATCCCACACTGGGACTGGCAATAAAGGAACTGTTTCAGCGTCTATAG
- the ilvC gene encoding ketol-acid reductoisomerase produces the protein MPLNTLQGPKQINIDALKGQKIGLIGFGNQGRSHALNLRDSGLEVCIGAREKSMTRDEAAELGFTVSGISETVAASDLVILSLPDEVHQEVFTNTIEPALQSGCVIGFLHGFSVHFGLVKPPKDVGVVMVAPKGPGIALRMRFEEGLGLPCLLAVQQESPAGNARAMALAWAAGLGAANATVVETTFGIEAETDLFGEQGVLCGGLLALLQSGFETLVKAGYPPEIAYLECCQEIKQIADLVFEKGVTEMLKAISNTAEFGLIKGHETIRSEQLAPGMQNLLDSIKDGSFAQAMQQQHADGSKEIHRNRQEIAASEMESAGKTVRSWMPWLNNAKPSE, from the coding sequence ATGCCTCTAAACACTCTACAAGGCCCCAAACAGATCAATATTGACGCTCTGAAGGGCCAGAAGATAGGCCTCATTGGTTTTGGAAATCAAGGCCGCTCCCATGCGCTCAACCTCCGTGATAGTGGCCTCGAGGTCTGCATTGGCGCCAGAGAAAAATCGATGACGCGAGACGAGGCGGCCGAACTTGGTTTTACCGTCAGTGGTATCTCTGAAACAGTCGCCGCCAGCGATCTTGTCATTCTCTCGCTCCCTGATGAGGTGCACCAAGAAGTATTTACGAACACGATTGAGCCCGCACTCCAAAGTGGCTGCGTCATCGGTTTTCTACATGGATTCTCTGTGCACTTTGGACTCGTTAAGCCACCCAAGGATGTCGGCGTCGTAATGGTGGCGCCTAAAGGACCAGGCATTGCATTACGAATGCGATTTGAAGAAGGCCTTGGGCTACCTTGCCTGCTCGCAGTCCAGCAAGAATCACCCGCTGGCAATGCCAGAGCGATGGCGCTGGCCTGGGCCGCTGGGCTCGGCGCTGCCAATGCGACGGTCGTAGAAACAACATTTGGCATCGAAGCTGAGACGGACCTCTTTGGAGAACAGGGCGTCCTCTGCGGCGGGCTCCTCGCGTTGCTTCAATCTGGCTTCGAAACACTGGTCAAAGCTGGCTATCCACCTGAAATTGCATATCTGGAATGCTGCCAGGAAATCAAGCAAATTGCTGACCTGGTCTTTGAAAAAGGCGTGACCGAGATGCTCAAAGCAATCAGCAACACCGCAGAATTTGGACTCATCAAAGGCCATGAGACGATTAGGTCAGAGCAATTAGCGCCAGGCATGCAAAATCTCCTGGACTCAATCAAAGATGGAAGCTTTGCCCAGGCGATGCAGCAACAACACGCTGATGGAAGCAAGGAAATTCATCGCAATCGCCAGGAGATCGCCGCAAGTGAAATGGAATCTGCTGGCAAAACGGTACGAAGCTGGATGCCATGGCTCAATAATGCAAAGCCATCAGAGTAA
- a CDS encoding TlpA disulfide reductase family protein, translating into MRIFRLCMLGPVLLLAAVGVETAVGQEDQMDAALAQLVTTYRDQGPWQVQTEIEVVVQSQGQEGRAKVKQITWIGDAHGRAVATFGGYVTRVEPGQITITHQDTEGRFYQRSLSQADQGAQLAAALRDLWLSIPDPHVELLLAQSVSPDMFARMAPGQGAMKLDATDIETNEQGEITKKTIVFTGIGRHLELSIDPKTGLLKESTLRMSAGPQVAADSVLIYRQRHQVEAVDSTVLDDALQFSPERRQRTDLVASLGPGAKMNVNGGVAVAAGDTAPALELPMLTGPLVNLADLRGEIVIVDFWATWCGPCRRALPHLQEVAEWARQEDKPLVVLAVNTMERHRGVQRRDAIDAVWDQLGLDLTVLLDEGSQTAQAWGVSGIPSTFVIDRAGKIIAHHSGFSPDIGEKLIQEVEQSLAADG; encoded by the coding sequence TTGCGAATATTCCGCTTATGTATGTTGGGTCCCGTGCTCCTTCTTGCCGCCGTGGGCGTTGAGACGGCCGTTGGACAGGAAGATCAAATGGATGCTGCCCTTGCGCAGTTGGTCACCACTTATCGTGATCAAGGGCCATGGCAGGTGCAGACTGAGATTGAGGTGGTGGTTCAGTCACAGGGCCAAGAGGGTCGTGCCAAGGTGAAGCAAATCACTTGGATTGGTGATGCTCATGGTCGGGCGGTCGCTACTTTTGGTGGATACGTCACACGGGTCGAGCCAGGCCAGATCACCATCACGCATCAAGATACTGAAGGTCGGTTTTATCAGCGTTCACTTAGCCAGGCAGATCAAGGTGCCCAGCTCGCGGCGGCACTGCGAGACTTGTGGCTTTCGATTCCAGATCCCCATGTTGAGTTGTTATTGGCCCAGTCGGTCAGTCCTGATATGTTTGCGCGGATGGCGCCTGGTCAGGGAGCAATGAAGCTGGATGCGACTGATATTGAAACAAATGAACAGGGTGAGATTACGAAAAAGACAATTGTCTTTACTGGAATAGGTCGGCATTTAGAATTATCCATTGATCCAAAGACAGGGCTCCTCAAGGAAAGCACGCTTCGAATGTCCGCTGGCCCACAAGTAGCGGCGGATAGTGTGTTGATCTATCGGCAGCGTCATCAAGTCGAAGCAGTGGATTCAACGGTACTGGATGATGCACTTCAATTCTCTCCAGAGCGCCGGCAGCGGACCGATCTGGTGGCTTCGTTGGGACCGGGAGCAAAAATGAATGTCAATGGTGGTGTGGCTGTTGCAGCTGGTGACACCGCGCCGGCATTGGAATTGCCAATGCTCACTGGTCCGCTCGTCAATCTGGCTGACTTACGCGGTGAAATCGTCATCGTGGATTTCTGGGCGACCTGGTGCGGACCTTGCCGTCGGGCCTTGCCACATTTACAGGAAGTTGCTGAATGGGCCAGGCAAGAGGATAAGCCACTGGTGGTGCTCGCAGTCAATACCATGGAGCGGCATCGTGGCGTACAACGTCGTGATGCCATTGATGCGGTATGGGACCAGCTTGGGCTTGATCTCACGGTATTGCTTGATGAAGGAAGTCAGACAGCTCAGGCGTGGGGTGTCTCAGGAATTCCTTCGACATTCGTCATTGACCGTGCAGGAAAAATCATTGCTCATCACAGCGGCTTTTCGCCTGATATTGGTGAGAAGCTTATTCAAGAAGTCGAGCAATCGCTTGCAGCGGATGGCTGA